A region of Bacillus cabrialesii DNA encodes the following proteins:
- a CDS encoding MarR family transcriptional regulator: protein MTESERALLTFEQLFDTSRAIYKKQKKILEIVLEPFDITVLQYLLMFKIHQSGSTPLSKLAMSLDLKPASVTRMTDILYKRQLMNRYDSPDDRRIVMIQLTEEGEELLNNAAVNYAKMGASLYQKLDTSQLQYLRKLAGSLSKLAEGCSEKSGN, encoded by the coding sequence TTGACTGAATCAGAACGTGCTTTGCTCACTTTTGAACAGCTCTTCGATACGTCTCGGGCGATTTATAAAAAACAGAAGAAGATATTGGAGATTGTGCTTGAGCCTTTTGATATTACAGTCCTTCAATATTTGCTGATGTTTAAAATTCATCAAAGCGGAAGCACGCCGCTAAGCAAGCTGGCGATGTCGCTTGATCTTAAGCCCGCTTCTGTGACGCGGATGACAGATATCCTGTATAAGCGCCAATTGATGAATCGGTATGACAGTCCGGATGACCGCCGTATCGTTATGATTCAGTTAACCGAAGAGGGGGAAGAACTATTAAACAACGCCGCTGTGAACTATGCAAAAATGGGGGCGAGCTTGTATCAAAAGCTTGATACATCCCAGCTTCAATATTTGCGTAAGCTTGCCGGAAGCCTGTCAAAGCTGGCTGAAGGATGCTCAGAAAAAAGCGGTAATTAA
- a CDS encoding HlyD family secretion protein, which translates to MIEDETKGENKMNRGRLILTNIIGLIVVLAIIGGGAYYYYQSTNFVKTDEAKVAGDMAAITAPAAGKVSDWDLEEGKTVKKGDTVAKIKGEQSVDVKSIMDGTIVKNEVKNGQTVQAGTTIAQTIDMDHLYITANIKETEIADIENGDKVDIVVDGDPDTTFDGTVEEIGYATNSTFDMLPSSNSSGNYTKVTQKVPVKISISNPSSKVLPGMNATVKISE; encoded by the coding sequence ATGATAGAGGATGAAACGAAAGGAGAAAACAAAATGAACAGAGGACGTTTAATTCTGACCAACATTATCGGTTTGATTGTTGTTCTTGCAATTATAGGCGGAGGTGCTTATTACTATTATCAAAGCACAAACTTTGTAAAAACAGACGAAGCGAAAGTAGCCGGCGATATGGCTGCTATCACAGCTCCAGCAGCTGGTAAAGTTTCTGACTGGGATCTTGAAGAAGGAAAAACAGTTAAAAAAGGCGACACAGTAGCAAAAATCAAAGGTGAACAATCTGTTGACGTAAAATCCATCATGGACGGAACGATTGTGAAAAACGAAGTGAAAAACGGTCAAACAGTACAGGCTGGCACAACTATTGCACAAACAATTGACATGGATCACCTTTACATCACTGCAAATATTAAAGAAACAGAAATTGCTGATATTGAAAATGGCGACAAAGTAGACATCGTGGTTGACGGAGATCCTGATACTACATTTGACGGTACAGTAGAAGAAATCGGATATGCGACAAACTCAACTTTTGATATGCTTCCATCTTCTAACTCAAGCGGTAACTACACAAAAGTAACACAAAAAGTTCCTGTTAAAATTTCTATTAGCAACCCATCTTCAAAAGTGCTTCCTGGTATGAACGCAACTGTTAAAATTTCTGAATAA
- a CDS encoding MFS transporter: MATGKENNAKSPMTLLFVLMAGLFLAILNQTLLNVAMPHLMTEFGVSATTIQWLTTGYMLVNGVLIPLSAFLITRFGQRSLFLVAMFCFTLGTLVCGIAPNFSTMLIGRLIQAVGGGILQPLVMTTILLIFPPESRGKGMGIFGLAMMFAPAVGPTLSGWIIEHYTWRIMFYGLVPIGAIVIIVAFFIFKNLVEPQKIKLDTLGAILSIVGFASLLYGVSEAGSDGWTDPIVLSTVIIGVIAIVAFVIQQLRHDDPMLDFRVFKYDIFSLSSVINIVITVALYTGMFLLPIYLQNLVGFTALQSGLLLLPGAIVMLIMSPISGILFDKFGPRPLAIIGLLVTVVTTYQYTQLTIDTPYTLIMLIYSVRAFGMSLLMMPVMTAGMNQLPARLNSHGTAMSNTLRQISGSIGTSLITTIYTNRTTFHYSQIADKTSTADPNFLHAFQNAVTNLMVNMNMSYDTAKTYVFSHLYKHASLDSNVMGINDAFMWATIFCVFGLILALFLRDVRKDKARAEKKKQEELSLLPAPKEVKES; encoded by the coding sequence ATGGCTACAGGCAAAGAAAATAATGCAAAAAGCCCTATGACATTGCTGTTTGTGCTAATGGCGGGGCTGTTTCTGGCAATACTTAACCAAACGCTGCTTAACGTTGCAATGCCGCACTTAATGACTGAATTTGGTGTAAGTGCAACGACGATTCAGTGGCTCACAACAGGTTACATGCTTGTTAACGGCGTTTTGATTCCGTTATCTGCCTTCCTGATTACACGGTTTGGCCAACGGAGTCTCTTTCTCGTCGCCATGTTCTGTTTTACGCTCGGTACGTTAGTCTGCGGTATCGCACCTAACTTCTCTACAATGCTGATCGGACGTTTGATTCAGGCCGTGGGCGGAGGAATCTTGCAGCCGCTCGTTATGACAACCATTCTGTTAATCTTCCCGCCTGAAAGCAGGGGGAAAGGAATGGGGATCTTCGGACTTGCGATGATGTTTGCTCCGGCGGTCGGTCCGACTCTTTCCGGATGGATCATTGAGCATTACACATGGCGCATTATGTTTTACGGACTTGTGCCGATTGGCGCAATTGTAATTATCGTGGCTTTCTTCATCTTTAAAAATCTGGTGGAGCCGCAAAAAATCAAACTCGATACGCTTGGAGCGATTCTTTCGATTGTCGGATTCGCCTCCTTATTATACGGAGTCAGTGAAGCGGGATCTGACGGCTGGACTGACCCGATTGTCCTGTCTACAGTTATTATAGGTGTCATTGCGATCGTTGCTTTTGTTATTCAGCAATTGCGTCATGATGATCCGATGCTTGATTTCAGAGTGTTTAAATACGACATTTTCTCACTTTCAAGTGTCATTAACATCGTTATTACTGTAGCACTATACACTGGTATGTTCCTGCTGCCGATTTATCTTCAAAACCTGGTCGGCTTTACGGCTCTTCAATCCGGTTTGCTTCTGCTTCCGGGTGCGATCGTCATGCTGATCATGTCACCGATCTCCGGTATTTTGTTTGATAAATTCGGTCCGAGACCGCTTGCGATTATCGGGCTTCTCGTGACAGTGGTGACAACATATCAATATACGCAATTAACGATTGATACACCATATACATTGATCATGCTGATCTATTCAGTCCGTGCATTCGGTATGTCACTCTTAATGATGCCGGTTATGACAGCGGGTATGAACCAGCTTCCTGCCCGCCTGAACAGCCACGGTACGGCGATGAGCAACACGCTTCGCCAAATCAGCGGATCAATCGGTACAAGTTTAATTACGACAATTTATACAAACCGTACGACGTTCCATTATTCACAAATTGCAGATAAAACAAGCACGGCGGACCCGAACTTCCTCCATGCATTCCAAAATGCAGTTACGAATTTAATGGTGAATATGAACATGTCTTATGACACAGCGAAAACGTATGTTTTCTCTCATCTTTACAAACATGCGTCGCTTGATTCAAACGTGATGGGGATTAATGATGCCTTTATGTGGGCAACTATATTCTGTGTGTTTGGCTTGATTCTGGCTCTATTCCTGCGTGATGTCAGAAAAGATAAAGCGCGTGCGGAGAAAAAGAAACAAGAGGAGCTTTCATTGCTTCCGGCTCCTAAAGAAGTGAAGGAATCTTAA
- a CDS encoding NAD(P)H-dependent oxidoreductase, whose product MKIYVVYDSEGEHTKVLAEAIAEGARENEAAEVLIDHVDQADIRKLKDMDAIIWGCPGHFGTISSGLKAWIDRLGYLWAEGELINKVGAVFCTTATTHGGLEMTMHNLITPMFHQGMIVVGLPGNVPENALYGSYYGAGVTCPVDSDELMSEEGIQLGRALGRRVSQVTGNLTSGQ is encoded by the coding sequence ATGAAAATTTATGTAGTGTATGACAGTGAAGGTGAACATACTAAGGTTCTTGCAGAAGCGATTGCTGAAGGTGCAAGAGAAAACGAAGCGGCTGAGGTATTGATCGACCATGTTGATCAAGCGGATATCCGCAAGCTGAAAGATATGGATGCGATTATTTGGGGATGCCCGGGGCATTTCGGAACAATCAGCTCCGGTCTTAAAGCTTGGATCGACAGACTTGGCTACTTATGGGCTGAAGGCGAACTGATCAACAAAGTCGGTGCTGTTTTCTGCACAACGGCAACAACACACGGCGGCTTGGAAATGACAATGCACAACTTAATCACGCCGATGTTCCACCAAGGCATGATCGTTGTCGGCCTGCCTGGAAACGTACCTGAAAACGCACTGTACGGCTCTTATTACGGAGCGGGTGTCACTTGTCCGGTTGACAGTGATGAGTTAATGTCCGAGGAAGGTATTCAGCTTGGACGCGCTTTAGGAAGACGCGTCAGCCAAGTCACAGGAAACCTAACATCAGGACAGTAA
- a CDS encoding DUF5819 family protein, which translates to MLKMKKVFFIVVCILFVFHFSVTAFYVLPFNPIKNKLNAHIISYMHPFFAQNWQLFAPNPLSRDTYVNIQVRDKNGKESEWIDISTPLYDANHKNRLSPVNTLVRLGTGAYMQTVNENELMNKIELKKSMKNRNSESQKNKAKELTDHQKDGIQMLYNLGQHYAKIYFKNQDIEELRVRVLRIEPIPFSKRNNQDYERKQTYITYDWEKDYS; encoded by the coding sequence ATGTTAAAAATGAAAAAAGTTTTCTTTATTGTGGTATGTATTTTATTTGTTTTTCATTTTTCGGTAACTGCTTTTTATGTTCTTCCATTTAATCCAATTAAAAATAAACTTAATGCTCATATAATTTCATATATGCATCCGTTTTTCGCGCAAAACTGGCAACTTTTTGCTCCCAACCCTTTATCCAGGGATACATACGTTAATATCCAAGTGCGAGATAAGAACGGTAAAGAATCTGAATGGATTGATATTTCAACTCCATTATACGATGCAAATCATAAAAATAGACTTTCACCTGTAAATACTTTAGTAAGACTTGGAACAGGTGCTTATATGCAAACAGTAAATGAAAATGAGCTAATGAATAAAATTGAATTAAAAAAATCGATGAAGAATCGAAATTCAGAGAGTCAGAAAAATAAAGCTAAAGAATTAACAGATCATCAGAAAGACGGCATACAAATGTTATATAACCTTGGGCAACATTATGCAAAAATCTATTTTAAAAACCAAGATATAGAAGAGCTGAGAGTTAGAGTGTTAAGAATAGAACCTATACCGTTTTCAAAGCGAAACAATCAAGATTATGAAAGAAAACAAACTTATATTACATATGATTGGGAGAAAGACTATAGTTAA